One part of the Parabacteroides distasonis ATCC 8503 genome encodes these proteins:
- a CDS encoding DUF3868 domain-containing protein, with protein sequence MKNLQGWMILGIACLAGCVGTTIPVQAQQTATAIVVKERLVEHVGDRLIIDMKLALDELSLPANRSLVCTPLIERGDSVRALPPVIVNGRNRQIQYERSKRDATANGEFVLRRHNGKEQTFDYHASIPFVKWMERSEVSLVADFCGCGWEALSNDKSPLFPIRIAEPVVLRPLLAYVTPEAERVKERVKEGSAFLDFPVNRTEIYPEYRDNPSELRKILETVSSVKDDPYATITEVYIKGFASPEGTYKHNTYLAEHRAKALIEYVKGLYHFEQARFTVDFEPEDWAGLEKRVENSSLADKEELLAIIRADEPKDYDRREAKLKALNGGASYRVLLRDIYPALRHSDYAVRYTIRSFTVEEARELIYSDPRQLSLNEMFQVAQTMEPGSDAYREVFEIAVRMYPEDPVSNLNAALTAIDAGRLESARRYLAKTSNSAERTLAEAAIAMLENRLDEAEALLGKLSDNPSMASQVEENLRQIAEKRQE encoded by the coding sequence ATGAAGAATCTACAAGGATGGATGATACTTGGGATCGCCTGTTTGGCCGGTTGTGTGGGTACTACGATTCCCGTACAGGCGCAGCAGACGGCTACCGCCATCGTCGTGAAGGAGCGGTTGGTGGAGCATGTGGGCGATCGCTTGATAATTGATATGAAACTAGCGTTGGACGAGTTGTCGCTACCTGCCAACCGGAGTTTGGTCTGTACGCCGCTGATCGAGCGGGGCGATAGCGTAAGGGCTTTGCCTCCCGTGATCGTGAACGGGCGCAACCGCCAGATCCAGTACGAGCGATCCAAGCGTGATGCGACGGCGAACGGGGAGTTTGTCTTACGCCGTCACAATGGGAAGGAGCAGACGTTCGATTACCATGCCTCCATTCCTTTCGTTAAGTGGATGGAGCGTTCGGAGGTGTCGCTGGTAGCCGATTTTTGCGGTTGCGGCTGGGAGGCGTTGAGTAATGATAAGTCACCGCTTTTCCCGATCCGAATCGCAGAGCCTGTGGTATTGCGGCCGCTTTTGGCCTACGTCACGCCGGAGGCAGAGCGTGTGAAAGAGCGTGTGAAGGAAGGAAGCGCCTTCCTCGACTTCCCGGTAAACCGCACGGAGATATATCCCGAGTATCGCGACAATCCCTCGGAGTTGCGCAAGATCCTCGAGACCGTCTCGTCGGTGAAGGATGATCCTTACGCTACCATCACGGAGGTATATATCAAGGGTTTCGCATCGCCGGAAGGTACCTATAAGCATAACACTTATCTGGCCGAGCACCGCGCCAAGGCGTTGATCGAATATGTGAAGGGCCTTTACCACTTTGAGCAGGCCCGTTTCACGGTGGATTTCGAGCCGGAGGACTGGGCCGGATTGGAGAAACGGGTGGAGAACTCCTCGCTTGCGGACAAGGAGGAGCTGCTGGCCATTATCCGAGCGGACGAACCGAAGGATTACGACCGCCGCGAGGCGAAGCTGAAGGCGTTGAACGGGGGGGCCTCGTATCGGGTACTCTTGCGTGATATTTATCCCGCCTTGCGCCATTCGGATTACGCGGTGCGCTACACGATCCGTTCGTTTACGGTAGAGGAGGCCCGTGAGTTGATCTATTCGGACCCCAGGCAGTTGAGTCTAAACGAGATGTTTCAGGTGGCGCAGACGATGGAACCGGGTAGCGACGCTTACCGCGAGGTCTTCGAGATTGCCGTGCGTATGTATCCGGAGGATCCGGTGTCGAATCTGAACGCCGCCCTTACGGCGATCGACGCGGGTCGCTTGGAATCGGCCCGCCGTTATTTGGCGAAGACTTCCAATTCTGCGGAGCGTACCTTGGCGGAGGCGGCCATCGCCATGCTGGAGAACCGCTT
- a CDS encoding DUF3575 domain-containing protein yields the protein MKKTIFMLFLLAVPFLSRAQGVPAEGKGSMIGIKSNISYWATATFNLGAEVYLARHWTLELEAGLNPFSGKNDDGSYGRSLKHLRLHPELRYWFCETFNGHFLGVHTPYLLYNVADIKWLGTEGERHQGWGAGAGISYGYSWLLSRHWNLEATVGVGYLYLKSDKYPCANCGRKQEGIKKHYFGPTQAAINLIYQF from the coding sequence ATGAAGAAGACGATTTTCATGCTATTCTTGTTGGCAGTCCCGTTTCTTTCGAGAGCGCAGGGGGTACCGGCCGAAGGGAAAGGCTCCATGATTGGGATCAAGAGTAATATTTCTTATTGGGCTACTGCCACGTTTAATTTGGGGGCTGAAGTTTATCTCGCCCGTCATTGGACGCTTGAGTTGGAGGCAGGCTTGAATCCGTTCAGCGGCAAGAACGATGATGGGAGTTATGGCCGTTCACTGAAGCATTTGCGTCTGCACCCGGAGTTGAGGTATTGGTTTTGCGAGACGTTTAACGGCCATTTCCTCGGCGTGCATACTCCGTACCTATTATATAATGTAGCCGATATCAAATGGCTGGGTACAGAGGGCGAGCGTCACCAGGGATGGGGCGCGGGAGCCGGTATCAGTTATGGATACTCGTGGCTGCTGTCTCGCCATTGGAACTTGGAGGCCACGGTGGGCGTGGGCTATCTGTACTTGAAGTCGGACAAGTATCCCTGCGCAAATTGCGGCCGCAAGCAAGAAGGGATCAAGAAGCATTACTTCGGGCCTACGCAGGCGGCGATCAATCTCATTTACCAATTTTAA
- a CDS encoding tyrosine-type recombinase/integrase produces MKRGRKKKLAISLMDYMGKRRDMKRQLKKEGTAELYEVAVRHFLRFVKNPGFCLADLNRALVIDFITYLQGKGLATNTVNTYISSLRALYNTACQESLVPASYYPFENLKLRRAMTARRAIPASLFQQIAQIKVADDPQVELSIDLSLFSFMACGMPFVDIAYLTRQNIRGNELVYHRHKTGRMIRLEITSSMLQLIRKYADRQRATGSSYLFPILPPGNPDHLRYKRSLAQHNARLKRIGQTLRLPNPFTSYVVRHSWASEALRCDMPMALISQALGHSSEKTTRFYLEELDISRLAHANMKVIGSVNRILEKRMDGL; encoded by the coding sequence ATGAAACGAGGACGTAAGAAAAAGTTAGCAATCTCATTGATGGATTATATGGGAAAACGAAGAGACATGAAACGGCAGTTAAAGAAAGAAGGGACAGCTGAGTTGTATGAGGTGGCCGTAAGGCATTTTTTAAGATTCGTGAAGAACCCGGGGTTCTGTTTGGCCGATTTGAATCGTGCGTTGGTGATAGATTTCATCACGTATCTTCAGGGAAAAGGATTAGCTACTAATACGGTAAATACGTATATCAGTAGTTTGCGGGCGCTTTATAATACGGCTTGCCAAGAGTCGTTGGTTCCTGCGTCATATTATCCGTTTGAGAATTTGAAACTCCGGCGTGCGATGACGGCGAGGCGTGCGATTCCCGCATCTTTGTTCCAGCAAATCGCTCAGATCAAGGTGGCGGATGACCCGCAAGTGGAATTATCGATAGATCTTTCCCTATTCAGTTTTATGGCTTGCGGGATGCCTTTTGTGGATATAGCGTACTTGACGAGGCAGAATATCCGGGGGAATGAGTTGGTATATCACCGTCATAAGACAGGACGTATGATCCGGTTGGAGATAACCAGTAGTATGTTGCAATTGATCCGGAAATATGCGGATCGGCAGCGAGCGACCGGATCGTCGTATTTGTTCCCGATTCTTCCGCCCGGGAATCCGGACCATTTGAGGTATAAGCGTAGCTTGGCTCAGCATAATGCCCGGCTGAAACGGATTGGGCAAACTTTACGGTTACCGAATCCGTTTACGTCGTATGTTGTTCGCCATAGCTGGGCATCAGAAGCTTTACGTTGCGATATGCCGATGGCCTTGATCAGCCAGGCGTTGGGGCACTCGTCGGAGAAAACGACTCGTTTTTATCTGGAAGAATTGGATATATCACGTTTGGCTCATGCGAACATGAAGGTGATAGGCTCTGTAAATCGGATTTTAGAGAAAAGGATGGATGGTTTGTGA